The following coding sequences are from one Gossypium hirsutum isolate 1008001.06 chromosome A12, Gossypium_hirsutum_v2.1, whole genome shotgun sequence window:
- the LOC121211121 gene encoding uncharacterized protein, which translates to METKSLAMVVVITVSVMWGVEMATAELSAAQCKQERNLAITACKPVVYGKLPSPECCQRVRVTHLECVCPIITPKIAALIDVNRAIRLIQGCGRSVPRHYKCGSITTP; encoded by the exons atgGAGACAAAGTCATTGGCAATGGTGGTGGTGATAACTGTTTCAGTCATGTGGGGCGTTGAAATGGCCACTGCAGAACTCAGTGCCGCTCAGTGCAAGCAAGAAAGGAACCTCGCCATTACCGCTTGCAAGCCGGTGGTTTACGGTAAGCTTCCGTCCCCGGAATGCTGCCAGCGAGTAAGGGTTACCCATCTGGAATGCGTTTGCCCCATCATCACGCCCAAGATCGCCGCCCTTATTGACGTCAACCGTGCCATCCGCCTCATTCAAGGCTGCGGTCGAAGTGTTCCTCGCCACTACAAATGTGGAA GTATCACAACTCCATGA